The Panacibacter microcysteis genome includes a window with the following:
- a CDS encoding PIG-L deacetylase family protein, with protein MIKSMLYALLLFAFCTANAQRKILVITPHPDDAEASCGGLMANAIAAGDSVIILTMTGGEFGVADKTTAAAKALRMEEAKKAAAVLHTRVEFFGGHDAWLAVDTNTTAKLTAFIKALQPAVVLAPWPMDVHPDHQATGLLAWRVFQHKAFSFNLYFFETINEPHTKTFSFVPTDYVDITNVAALKKQALMQHASQKPEQWYHMYETLATVRGYEADAPLAEAYVEAKNASGMGGRSNKVDKVLK; from the coding sequence ATGATTAAATCTATGCTGTACGCATTGCTGCTATTTGCATTTTGCACGGCAAATGCACAGAGAAAAATATTGGTTATAACGCCTCACCCTGATGATGCGGAAGCATCGTGTGGTGGACTAATGGCAAACGCAATAGCAGCGGGCGACAGCGTGATCATTCTTACAATGACCGGCGGTGAATTTGGTGTGGCTGATAAAACAACAGCGGCGGCAAAAGCATTGCGGATGGAAGAAGCAAAAAAGGCTGCTGCTGTCTTACATACACGGGTAGAATTTTTTGGTGGCCACGATGCATGGCTGGCGGTAGATACAAATACAACTGCAAAGCTTACCGCCTTTATTAAGGCCCTGCAGCCCGCTGTTGTATTGGCTCCGTGGCCAATGGATGTGCATCCGGATCACCAGGCCACCGGCCTGCTGGCATGGCGGGTATTTCAACATAAAGCGTTTTCTTTCAATCTTTATTTTTTTGAAACCATCAATGAACCGCATACTAAAACTTTCAGTTTTGTTCCAACAGATTATGTAGATATAACCAATGTTGCGGCATTGAAAAAACAGGCTCTTATGCAACATGCTTCCCAAAAACCGGAGCAGTGGTATCATATGTATGAAACACTTGCAACAGTAAGAGGATATGAAGCAGATGCACCCCTTGCAGAAGCCTATGTAGAAGCAAAAAATGCTTCTGGCATGGGTGGCCGAAGCAATAAAGTTGATAAAGTTTTGAAATAA
- a CDS encoding DoxX family protein, protein MANILLSPKPLWQENGLAFLRIITGLLMAYHGLEVFDRAKMLPYMEWDIIKSLPAPETMMYIGKGMEFVTGVCLALGLFTRIAALFMAVVMLFICFKIGAGKFYYEDQHPFLFALLALVFFFTGPVKWSIDKRIFKK, encoded by the coding sequence ATGGCCAATATATTATTATCACCAAAACCACTGTGGCAGGAAAATGGACTCGCATTCCTGCGTATCATTACCGGGCTGCTTATGGCATATCATGGCCTGGAGGTTTTCGACCGCGCTAAAATGTTGCCTTATATGGAGTGGGATATTATAAAATCTTTGCCTGCCCCGGAAACCATGATGTACATCGGCAAAGGAATGGAGTTTGTAACAGGTGTATGCCTGGCCCTGGGTTTATTTACACGCATTGCTGCTTTGTTTATGGCAGTGGTAATGCTGTTTATCTGCTTTAAAATTGGCGCCGGAAAATTTTATTATGAAGACCAGCATCCCTTTTTGTTTGCACTGCTGGCTTTGGTTTTCTTTTTTACCGGTCCGGTAAAATGGAGTATTGATAAAAGAATTTTTAAAAAGTAA
- a CDS encoding glucoamylase family protein: MKISPVFVALVLAPLTACAQKTSRQTASYVAGLPANLSDSALLDSIEQRSFQFFWDGAEPASGLAPERIHMDGDYPDKDPRIVATGGSGFGVMALLAGIERGYITRQAGVKRFEQILNFLEKADRFHGAFPHWINGEDGHVKPFGQKDNGGDLVETSFLFQGLLCVRQYFKDGTEAEQKIAARIDKLWKEVEFDWYRNGDKNVLFWHWSPNYAWQMNFPVRGFNECMIMYVLAASSPTHTIPAAVYHEGWAEHGAINKTTFYKNDTLHLRYQGNPPHGGPLFWAHYSFVGLNPNGLKDRYADYGKELNSLARINYQWCVDNPKHFKGYSDSSWGLTASYSVNFYAAHAPNMENDLGVISPTAAISSFPYTPKESMAALKHWYTNDSLRKVILGKYGYYDAFSEDKKWCKPWYLSIDKGPEVVMIENYRSGLLWKLFMSCPEVQAGLKKLGFESPYIQ, encoded by the coding sequence ATGAAAATATCACCCGTCTTTGTAGCTCTTGTGCTTGCGCCGCTTACTGCATGTGCACAAAAAACATCCCGGCAAACAGCCTCTTACGTTGCCGGGTTGCCTGCAAACCTCAGCGACAGTGCCTTGCTGGATAGCATAGAACAACGCTCATTTCAATTCTTTTGGGATGGGGCAGAACCCGCCAGCGGCCTGGCACCGGAGCGCATACATATGGATGGAGATTACCCTGATAAAGATCCGCGTATTGTGGCAACAGGCGGTAGTGGCTTTGGTGTAATGGCCCTGCTTGCAGGTATAGAACGTGGTTATATAACCCGGCAGGCTGGGGTAAAAAGATTTGAGCAAATACTCAACTTTCTCGAAAAGGCAGATCGCTTTCATGGCGCATTTCCGCATTGGATAAACGGAGAGGACGGGCACGTAAAACCTTTTGGCCAAAAAGACAATGGTGGTGACCTGGTGGAAACTTCTTTCCTTTTCCAGGGTTTGCTTTGTGTGCGCCAGTATTTTAAAGATGGCACTGAGGCAGAGCAGAAAATTGCTGCAAGAATAGATAAGCTGTGGAAAGAGGTTGAATTTGACTGGTACCGCAACGGCGATAAAAATGTATTGTTCTGGCACTGGAGCCCCAACTATGCATGGCAAATGAATTTCCCGGTGCGTGGATTTAATGAGTGCATGATCATGTATGTACTTGCTGCATCATCGCCCACGCATACAATACCTGCAGCAGTATACCACGAAGGCTGGGCAGAGCATGGTGCTATCAACAAAACAACATTTTATAAAAACGACACACTGCACCTGCGCTACCAGGGCAATCCGCCACATGGAGGACCGTTGTTTTGGGCGCATTATTCTTTTGTTGGGCTCAACCCGAATGGCTTAAAGGACCGCTACGCAGACTATGGTAAAGAACTTAACAGTCTTGCAAGAATCAACTACCAGTGGTGTGTAGATAATCCAAAACACTTCAAAGGTTACAGCGATAGCAGTTGGGGTTTAACCGCCAGTTATTCTGTAAATTTTTATGCAGCCCACGCACCAAATATGGAAAACGACCTGGGCGTTATTTCACCTACTGCCGCAATATCGTCGTTTCCTTATACACCAAAAGAATCTATGGCTGCATTAAAGCATTGGTATACGAACGACAGCCTGCGCAAAGTGATTCTTGGAAAGTACGGTTATTACGATGCTTTCAGCGAAGACAAAAAATGGTGTAAGCCCTGGTATTTGTCAATAGACAAAGGACCGGAAGTTGTGATGATAGAAAATTACCGCAGCGGCCTGTTGTGGAAGCTGTTTATGAGTTGTCCCGAAGTGCAGGCCGGCTTAAAAAAGCTGGGGTTCGAAAGCCCTTATATACAATAA
- a CDS encoding glucoamylase family protein, with translation MTASGKLAYVLVITFITAISCSKSTSPDPEPPLPDPPSAFLLKSTMINETGVASGTLYTIPINPRIRFTFGKPVDKNSVAGAIAVNSISGTTVTYNTAYENSDSVVIITPSQPLDFITRYQATVGVTLKAKDGGTLKSAGVASFITTIDSTDKYTRITDDALLEAVQKQTFKYFWDFGHPVSGLSRERNSSGDVCTTGGTGFGIMSMLVAVEHNFISRADALQRIHKIVSFYKNNCIAYHGAFAHWVNGSTGATVPFSPKDNGADLVETAYLMQGLLCARQYFALGSSEETSLRADINILWNAVEWQWFQQNNQDVLYWHWSPDYNWDMNMKITGWNEALIVYALAAASNTSPISKAVYDNGWAANGGIKNGNNYYGIQLPLGPAMGGPLFFAHYSFLGINPNSLSDAYASYWAQQVAHTKINYSYCVTNPARHNGYGTACWGLTASDEKNGYNAHAPGNDNGTISPTAAVSSLPYAPAEAMNALRFFYYTMGDKLWGEYGFIDAFNLSEPWFADSYLAIDQGPMIIMIENYKTGLLWNLLMSCAEIKTGMKKLGFQSPYL, from the coding sequence ATGACAGCATCCGGCAAATTAGCATACGTTCTCGTTATTACTTTTATTACCGCCATCAGTTGCAGTAAATCAACATCGCCAGATCCTGAACCTCCGTTACCAGATCCACCGTCTGCTTTTTTGCTTAAGAGTACAATGATTAATGAAACAGGCGTTGCGTCTGGCACTCTATATACAATACCAATAAATCCCCGCATCCGATTTACTTTTGGTAAACCCGTAGATAAAAACTCTGTCGCAGGCGCTATTGCGGTTAACTCAATTTCCGGCACAACAGTTACGTATAATACTGCTTATGAAAACAGTGACAGCGTTGTAATAATAACACCTTCTCAGCCTCTTGATTTCATTACCAGATACCAGGCTACTGTAGGCGTTACACTAAAAGCAAAAGACGGAGGAACATTAAAATCTGCCGGAGTGGCTAGTTTTATAACCACAATAGATTCCACTGATAAGTATACACGGATAACAGACGATGCATTGCTTGAAGCTGTTCAAAAACAAACCTTCAAATATTTCTGGGATTTTGGTCATCCGGTAAGCGGTCTTTCAAGAGAGCGTAATAGTTCCGGAGATGTATGTACAACAGGTGGTACAGGCTTTGGAATAATGAGCATGCTGGTAGCTGTAGAACACAATTTTATATCACGTGCAGATGCACTACAGCGTATTCATAAAATTGTAAGTTTTTATAAAAATAACTGTATTGCTTATCATGGCGCTTTTGCACATTGGGTAAATGGATCAACCGGTGCAACTGTACCCTTTAGTCCAAAAGACAATGGCGCAGACCTTGTTGAGACAGCTTATCTAATGCAGGGTTTGTTGTGTGCAAGGCAATATTTTGCTTTGGGCAGTAGTGAAGAAACATCGTTGCGCGCAGATATAAACATCCTGTGGAATGCAGTGGAATGGCAATGGTTTCAGCAAAATAACCAGGATGTGTTGTACTGGCATTGGAGCCCGGACTACAACTGGGATATGAACATGAAGATCACCGGCTGGAATGAAGCACTCATCGTGTATGCACTCGCCGCCGCTTCAAATACTTCACCAATTTCAAAAGCAGTATATGACAACGGATGGGCTGCAAATGGTGGAATAAAAAACGGTAATAATTATTACGGCATCCAGCTCCCTTTGGGTCCTGCTATGGGTGGCCCCTTATTCTTTGCACATTATTCTTTTTTAGGTATCAATCCCAATAGTTTATCAGATGCCTATGCCAGCTACTGGGCTCAGCAGGTGGCGCATACAAAAATCAACTACAGCTATTGCGTAACCAATCCAGCGCGGCATAACGGTTACGGAACTGCTTGTTGGGGTCTTACTGCAAGCGATGAAAAAAATGGCTACAATGCCCATGCACCAGGTAATGATAATGGAACAATTTCTCCAACTGCAGCTGTATCGTCGCTGCCTTACGCACCAGCAGAAGCTATGAATGCGTTGAGGTTTTTTTACTATACAATGGGTGATAAACTTTGGGGTGAATATGGCTTTATAGACGCGTTTAATTTAAGTGAGCCTTGGTTTGCAGATTCATACCTTGCTATAGACCAGGGCCCAATGATCATCATGATTGAAAATTACAAAACAGGTTTGCTATGGAATTTATTGATGAGTTGTGCCGAGATAAAGACAGGTATGAAAAAACTGGGTTTTCAAAGTCCCTATCTATAA
- a CDS encoding VCBS repeat-containing protein → MPVSCKNICALLLVYCFTGCNNKEATLFESLSSPQTNITFENRLEKKHLFSILYYLYYYNGGGVAIGDINNDNLPDIYFTANSLGNNKLYINKGNFQFEDITEKAGVKGVSDWCSGATMADVNGDGLLDIYVSTVSGKYNLRGHNELYINNGNATFTERSAEYGLSTACFTSQSVFFDYDHDGDLDCYILNQSHHPHANITDTSKRNTYDSLSGDRLYRNDLNKADKRFTEVSIVAGISQSNLGYGLGISVADINNDGWEDIYIGNDFHENDYYYVNQRNGTFREEGADHFAHYSRFSMGNDIADYNNDGQLDVVTVDMLPPQEKHLKTYGSDENADIYKAKLTANGYQQQYSRNCLQLNNGNGISFSDVALIANIPATDWSWCPLFADFDNDGNKDLFISSGIVKRPVDLDYVKFASDLKNKGMDQTDKFDEDAIDAMPDGASHPFFFKGDGKLAFSDVSKNWGTGDMHGYYNGAAYADLDNDGDLDMVINAINAPAVILKNTSVKKNYLSISFEGDSANKFGIGAKAYLFTADGLQYQQLMLTRGFQSSCDTRLHFGLNDADKIDSALIVWPDQRYEIIRDVKTNTGLKILQKNARDSFDFNFSFPPKQNITIQNISNKIDLKWQHRENDFFDFNVQYLIPHAQSTRGPKVAVGDVNNDGLQDFYVCGARDQTGTLQIQKGDGRFYNHDTVLFSRYAMCEDVDAAFFDANGDGFTDLWVVSGGNEPSTNSMAYADRLFINDGKGNFSLSGNAISPVYTNKSCISVADIDKDGDKDVFVGVLSNITQYGMPQTSYMFMNDGTGKFTVAKSGINLSNIGMVTAASFTDVNNDTWPDIIITGEWMPLKVFINAHGTFKETSIETSTGLWQTVFTTDVNGDGFTDVLAGNWGHNTKLWSGKNGPVKLYVKDFDKNGSVDQVLCYTIDGKQYTFLAKDELERAMPVLKKAYLKYDEVAGKDVQYMFFDLFKDYTELTAETLSSSCFINDGNGNFKRTDLPDGLQLAPVMAFNKTKNGFIAAGNFYGTIPYEGRYDALFPTFFSYNKPGGNFKIDETISELRIEARDLKWIRLGVKDSVKTLIIAGNNEPMQFIKINQ, encoded by the coding sequence ATGCCTGTTTCCTGTAAGAATATCTGTGCGCTGTTATTGGTTTATTGTTTTACGGGGTGTAACAATAAAGAAGCTACGCTTTTCGAATCATTATCTTCCCCGCAGACCAACATTACATTTGAAAACAGGCTTGAAAAAAAACATCTTTTCAGCATATTGTACTACCTGTATTATTACAATGGTGGCGGTGTAGCGATAGGCGATATCAATAATGATAACTTACCAGATATTTATTTTACGGCAAACAGTTTGGGAAACAATAAATTGTATATCAATAAGGGAAATTTTCAGTTTGAGGATATAACGGAAAAAGCTGGCGTGAAAGGTGTTTCCGATTGGTGTTCCGGGGCAACGATGGCCGATGTAAATGGGGATGGTCTTCTTGATATTTACGTATCTACGGTAAGTGGTAAATACAATTTAAGAGGGCATAATGAATTGTACATTAACAATGGTAATGCAACGTTTACAGAACGCTCTGCTGAGTATGGACTAAGTACAGCCTGCTTTACTTCGCAATCTGTTTTTTTTGATTACGATCATGATGGAGACCTGGATTGCTATATCCTAAACCAGTCTCATCATCCTCATGCAAATATTACAGATACATCGAAGCGAAACACCTATGATAGTCTTTCAGGCGACAGACTGTACAGGAATGACCTGAACAAAGCAGATAAAAGATTTACAGAAGTAAGCATTGTTGCCGGCATATCTCAAAGTAACCTGGGATATGGGCTTGGTATATCGGTTGCAGATATTAATAACGATGGATGGGAAGACATTTACATCGGAAATGATTTTCATGAAAATGATTACTACTACGTAAATCAACGAAACGGAACTTTTAGAGAAGAAGGGGCTGATCATTTTGCGCATTACAGCAGGTTTAGTATGGGAAATGACATTGCTGATTACAATAACGACGGGCAACTGGATGTTGTAACAGTTGATATGCTTCCCCCGCAGGAAAAACACCTTAAAACATACGGTAGCGACGAGAACGCGGATATATACAAAGCAAAACTAACCGCAAATGGATACCAGCAGCAATATTCACGTAATTGTCTTCAACTGAATAATGGCAATGGTATAAGTTTTAGTGATGTTGCCCTTATTGCGAATATTCCGGCAACCGACTGGAGCTGGTGCCCGTTGTTTGCTGATTTTGACAATGATGGTAATAAAGATCTTTTTATTTCAAGCGGCATCGTAAAACGGCCGGTTGATCTGGACTATGTAAAATTTGCATCCGATCTTAAGAATAAGGGCATGGACCAAACAGATAAGTTTGATGAAGATGCTATTGATGCCATGCCAGACGGAGCATCACATCCATTTTTCTTTAAGGGTGATGGCAAACTTGCATTCAGTGATGTAAGCAAAAATTGGGGAACAGGAGATATGCATGGCTATTATAACGGTGCTGCTTATGCTGATCTTGATAATGACGGAGACCTGGATATGGTGATCAATGCGATCAATGCGCCAGCTGTAATACTCAAAAATACATCGGTCAAAAAAAATTACTTATCAATTTCTTTTGAAGGGGATAGCGCCAATAAATTTGGTATTGGGGCAAAAGCTTATCTTTTTACAGCTGACGGACTGCAATACCAGCAACTTATGCTTACAAGAGGCTTTCAATCGTCTTGCGATACCAGATTGCATTTTGGATTAAATGATGCAGACAAAATTGATAGTGCGCTGATTGTTTGGCCTGATCAACGATACGAAATAATAAGAGATGTTAAGACGAACACCGGGCTAAAAATTCTTCAGAAAAACGCAAGGGATAGTTTTGATTTCAATTTTTCTTTCCCGCCAAAGCAGAACATCACTATTCAAAATATCAGTAATAAAATTGACCTTAAATGGCAACACAGGGAAAATGATTTTTTCGATTTCAATGTGCAATATCTTATTCCGCATGCTCAAAGTACCCGGGGGCCGAAAGTAGCAGTAGGAGACGTGAATAATGACGGTTTGCAGGATTTTTATGTTTGTGGAGCCAGGGATCAAACTGGTACATTACAAATTCAAAAAGGTGATGGCCGGTTTTATAATCATGACACAGTATTATTCAGCAGGTATGCAATGTGCGAAGATGTAGATGCAGCTTTCTTTGATGCAAATGGTGATGGATTTACAGACCTGTGGGTGGTAAGCGGTGGCAATGAACCGTCTACCAATAGTATGGCGTATGCTGACAGGTTGTTTATAAATGATGGTAAAGGAAATTTTAGTTTATCTGGAAATGCGATATCTCCGGTATACACCAATAAGTCATGCATTAGCGTAGCCGATATTGATAAAGATGGAGATAAGGATGTTTTTGTTGGCGTGCTGTCAAATATTACACAATACGGAATGCCGCAAACATCATACATGTTCATGAATGATGGCACAGGAAAATTTACCGTGGCAAAGTCTGGCATTAACCTCTCTAATATCGGTATGGTTACAGCAGCATCTTTCACGGATGTAAATAACGACACGTGGCCGGACATAATCATTACAGGCGAATGGATGCCTCTCAAAGTGTTTATCAATGCACACGGAACATTCAAAGAAACCAGTATTGAAACTTCAACAGGCTTATGGCAAACAGTTTTTACAACTGATGTAAATGGTGACGGTTTTACAGATGTACTGGCCGGTAACTGGGGCCACAATACCAAATTATGGTCAGGCAAAAACGGCCCGGTAAAATTATACGTTAAGGATTTTGATAAAAATGGATCTGTAGACCAGGTATTATGTTATACGATTGACGGAAAGCAATATACCTTTCTTGCCAAAGATGAATTGGAAAGAGCGATGCCCGTGCTTAAAAAAGCGTACCTCAAATACGATGAAGTAGCTGGTAAAGATGTGCAGTATATGTTTTTCGATCTTTTCAAGGACTATACAGAACTTACAGCAGAAACATTAAGTTCATCCTGTTTTATAAACGATGGTAACGGAAATTTTAAAAGAACTGATCTGCCGGATGGCTTACAACTTGCACCTGTTATGGCATTTAATAAAACGAAGAATGGCTTCATAGCTGCAGGCAATTTTTATGGAACTATTCCTTATGAAGGCAGGTACGATGCATTGTTTCCAACCTTTTTTTCTTATAATAAACCGGGCGGAAACTTTAAAATAGATGAAACTATCTCTGAATTGCGTATAGAAGCCCGAGATTTAAAATGGATCAGGCTGGGGGTGAAAGATTCTGTAAAAACGCTGATAATTGCGGGAAACAATGAACCCATGCAGTTTATAAAAATCAATCAATAA
- a CDS encoding multiheme c-type cytochrome produces the protein MQLLKKIQKSFWVSIFVFAGTLFFAKCIEQQDKSIGGDRLKPPEDFKGKAFAGSVVCGECHKDIYEKHLQTAHYLTSQPATGNSIHGNFDSGKNVFPYSDSIKVVMQHEGNDYFQIEYVNGLVKRKERFDITVGSGKKGQTFLYWNAAKILQLPVFYYTDYAEWANSPGYPGRVIYNRPITSRCLECHTTFAKKISDEQAEPEDFEKGKIVFGVDCERCHGAGADHVSFQRTHKDKGEARFITNPAKLSRLQQLDLCALCHGGKLSKTKPSFSFQVGDSLKDFFAADTSAQNVADIDVHGNQLGLLSASKCFRMTEMTCSSCHNTHENETGKIEMFSKKCMACHSTGHNNFCGLMKTYGAVIEANCIDCHMPVQASKAILFLRAGSNEPSTAFMRSHYIKVYPFETKKVMQLIHANKKKDKK, from the coding sequence GTGCAGCTTTTAAAAAAAATACAAAAAAGTTTCTGGGTAAGCATTTTCGTGTTTGCCGGTACTTTGTTTTTTGCAAAGTGTATAGAGCAACAGGATAAAAGTATTGGCGGCGATAGGTTGAAACCACCAGAAGATTTTAAAGGCAAAGCTTTTGCAGGCTCAGTTGTGTGTGGCGAATGCCATAAAGACATTTATGAAAAACATCTCCAGACTGCTCACTACCTTACGTCTCAGCCTGCAACGGGCAATAGCATACATGGAAACTTTGATAGTGGGAAAAACGTTTTTCCATATTCAGATTCGATTAAGGTTGTGATGCAACATGAAGGCAATGATTATTTCCAGATTGAATATGTGAACGGGCTTGTAAAGCGCAAAGAGCGATTTGACATAACGGTGGGATCAGGTAAAAAGGGGCAAACATTTTTATATTGGAATGCTGCAAAGATTTTGCAACTGCCGGTGTTTTATTATACAGACTATGCAGAATGGGCTAACAGCCCTGGTTACCCTGGCCGGGTAATTTACAATCGTCCGATAACATCCCGTTGTCTTGAATGTCATACTACGTTTGCTAAAAAAATATCTGATGAACAGGCGGAGCCCGAAGATTTTGAGAAGGGCAAAATAGTTTTTGGCGTTGATTGTGAAAGGTGCCACGGCGCCGGGGCCGACCATGTATCGTTTCAGCGTACGCACAAGGATAAGGGAGAAGCCCGGTTTATTACAAACCCCGCGAAGTTATCAAGACTACAGCAGCTTGATCTTTGCGCACTGTGTCACGGCGGGAAGCTAAGCAAAACAAAGCCTTCTTTTAGTTTTCAGGTTGGCGATTCATTAAAAGACTTTTTTGCCGCAGATACCAGTGCGCAAAATGTTGCAGACATAGATGTGCACGGAAATCAGTTGGGCTTGTTGTCTGCCAGCAAATGTTTCAGGATGACAGAGATGACATGTAGTTCGTGTCATAACACCCATGAAAATGAAACAGGTAAAATTGAAATGTTTTCGAAAAAGTGTATGGCTTGCCATAGTACAGGGCATAATAATTTTTGCGGGCTGATGAAAACGTATGGCGCTGTAATAGAAGCAAATTGCATAGATTGCCATATGCCGGTACAGGCCTCCAAGGCTATTTTGTTTTTGCGGGCGGGCAGTAACGAGCCATCAACTGCTTTTATGCGATCGCATTATATTAAGGTGTATCCTTTTGAAACGAAAAAGGTAATGCAGCTTATACATGCAAATAAAAAGAAGGATAAAAAATAA
- a CDS encoding LamG domain-containing protein, translating to MKINIKNSTGILLAAGVFVLSACQKMERPELKELILDPDPPAYNELKSFWSFENNLEDQGENKLTPESNAVTYVAGVKGQGLQIGDGGYVLLKASTDENVYDNGYIGKPGDTLAALGSFTLSFWMNGVGPVQGGAQGLFSISNSAEFWGNLDLFLENYDGGSEAFLKIHMFNAGVASGNGEEWSEVKIPNALNKWTHIAVVYDASTSKLTVYADGAATGINGKVLGGGNYGKIKYNNFNGMVLGTHQFQTNPSLTNHGPEGWAKSFNGALDQFRLYNKALAASEITNLFTTKE from the coding sequence ATGAAAATCAATATAAAAAATAGCACTGGCATCTTACTGGCAGCGGGAGTGTTTGTATTGTCTGCCTGCCAGAAGATGGAAAGACCAGAACTGAAAGAACTTATTTTAGATCCTGATCCTCCTGCATATAATGAACTTAAAAGTTTTTGGTCATTTGAGAATAATCTTGAAGACCAGGGTGAGAATAAACTTACACCTGAATCTAACGCCGTTACATATGTTGCCGGAGTAAAAGGGCAGGGATTGCAAATTGGAGACGGAGGTTATGTACTTCTGAAAGCGAGCACAGATGAAAATGTATATGATAACGGTTACATTGGTAAACCAGGCGATACACTTGCTGCGCTTGGTAGTTTTACCTTATCGTTTTGGATGAATGGTGTTGGCCCTGTACAGGGAGGTGCCCAGGGATTATTTTCTATATCAAACAGTGCTGAATTTTGGGGTAACCTTGACTTGTTTCTTGAAAACTACGATGGCGGCTCTGAAGCTTTTTTAAAAATTCATATGTTTAATGCAGGTGTTGCCAGTGGTAATGGTGAAGAGTGGAGTGAAGTCAAGATTCCCAATGCGCTTAATAAATGGACGCATATAGCTGTTGTTTATGATGCATCTACATCTAAGCTTACTGTATATGCGGACGGGGCTGCAACAGGCATTAACGGTAAAGTTTTGGGAGGTGGAAACTATGGAAAGATTAAATACAACAACTTTAATGGAATGGTTTTAGGAACACACCAGTTTCAGACTAATCCGAGTTTAACTAACCATGGACCTGAAGGCTGGGCGAAATCGTTTAATGGTGCGCTAGACCAGTTCAGGCTTTATAACAAAGCTCTGGCCGCATCGGAAATCACTAACCTTTTTACCACAAAGGAGTAA